One Hypomesus transpacificus isolate Combined female chromosome 6, fHypTra1, whole genome shotgun sequence DNA segment encodes these proteins:
- the lbr gene encoding delta(14)-sterol reductase LBR: MPSARFQSGEMVMGRWPGSNLYYEVKVLGYEARSQLYTVVYKDGTELELRDADIKSGAGFRPSSRRSRSRSRSPSRRRSRSRSPARTTRRSSSRTTAAVATETPTSRREPKLKEVLEVRLSPLAKPVDNNSNNKHEKKEENDAANKVNEVEGEPVKKVESRYNLRRRKDDGDARPAGQQQQQQQQEDTSAPASTPRTTELEFGGRIGVVFMLLLLPCMVLCLLVKVGQQDASVLAPLSLPSPQALWDPQALALVCLWILLQALLHLLPVGKVVEGLALKSGQCLQYRINGFSCLVLTALALGAALHQEVDLTYVHSHFLQLAVASTLVATLLSLFLYARSRWAPAHALAPGGHSGNIIYDFFMGHELNPRIRSFDLKFFCELRPGLIGWVVINMSMALAEMRLQGLERPSAAMILVNAFQLLYVLDALWNEEAILTTMDIVQDGFGFMLAFGDLVWVPFVYSLQAFYLVSHPSPLTLPWLAAILTLNAVGYVIFRKANSQKNAFRRNPDHPSLAHLKTIPTATGKSLLVSGLWGVVRHPNYLGDIIMALAWSLPCGLDHLLPYFYVVYFTCLLVHREARDEALCRRKYGSAWDEYCSAVHYRIIPGLY, encoded by the exons ATGCCAAGTGCAAGGTTCCAGAGTGGGGAGATGGTGATGGGCCGATGGCCTGGCAGCAACCTGTACTACGAGGTGAAGGTTCTGGGCTACGAGGCCCGGAGCCAGCTCTACACGGTGGTGTACAAGGACGGCACTGAGCTGGAGCTCAGGGATGCTGACATCAAG AGCGGAGCAGGGTTCCGGCCCTCCAGCCGGCGGTCCCGGTCTCGGTCTCGTTCCCCGTCACGGCGGCGCTCCCGGTCGCGCTCCCCGGCCCGGACCACCCGCCGCTCCTCCTCTCGTACCACTGCCGCCGTCGCTACAGAGACTCCCACCTCGCGCAGGGAGCCCAAACTGAAGGAGGTCCTGGAGGTCCGACTCAGCCCCTTG GCAAAGCCAGTTGATAACAATAGCAACAATAAGCatgaaaagaaagaggagaatgaCGCCGCTAACAAAGTGAATGAG GTGGAGGGGGAGCCAGTGAAGAAGGTGGAGAGCCGCTACAACCTGCGGCGCAGGAAGGATGACGGGGATGCCAGGCCGgcagggcagcagcagcagcagcagcagcaggaggacacctctgccccagcctccacccccaggACCACAGAGCTGGAGTTTGGAGGACGGATAG GAGTGGTGTtcatgctgctgctgttgccatGCATGGTGCTGTGTCTGCTGGTGAAGGTGGGCCAGCAGGATGCCAGTGTGCTGGCCCCCCTGTCCCTGCCCAGTCCCCAGGCCCTCTGGGACCCCCAAGCCCTCGCACTTGTCTGCCTCTGGAtcctcctgcaggccctgctgcaCCTGCTCCCTGTCGGCAAG GTTGTAGAAGGCCTGGCTCTGAAGAGCGGCCAGTGCCTGCAGTACCGGATCAACGGTTTCTCCTGCCTTGTCCTGACAGCGCTGGCCTTGGGTGCTGCACTGCACCAGGAAGTGGACCTCACCTACGTGCACAGCCACTTCCTGCAGCTGGCGGTAGCCAGCACGCTTGTGGCCACGCTGCTCAGCCTGTTCCTGTACGCACGCTCTCGCTGGGCCCCTGCCCACGCCCTGGCCCCCGGAGGCCACtctg GTAACATCATCTACGACTTCTTCATGGGTCATGAGCTCAACCCCCGCATCAGGAGCTTCGACCTCAAGTTCTTCTGTGAGCTGCGCCCTGGTCTGATAGGCTGG gtggtgATCAACATGTCCATGGCCCTGGCTGAAATGAGGCTTCAGGGTCTGGAGAGGCCGTCTGCTGCCATGATCCTGGTCAACGCCTTCCAACTGCTCTACGTGCTGGACGCCCTGTGGaacgag gaGGCTATCCTGACCACCATGGACATCGTGCAGGACGGGTTTGGCTTCATGCTGGCGTTTGGAGACCTGGTGTGGGTTCCCTTTGTGTACAGCCTGCAGGCCTTCTACCTGGTCAGCCACCCCAGCCCTCTCACCCTACCCTGGCTGGCAGCCATCCTCACTCTGAACG CTGTTGGATACGTGATCTTCAGGAAGGCCAACTCCCAGAAGAACGCCTTCAGGAGGAACCCGGACCACCCCAGCCTCGCCC ACTTGAAGACCATCCCCACGGCGACAGGGAAGAGCCTGCTGGTGTCTGGGTTGTGGGGTGTCGTCCGTCACCCCAACTACCTGGGTGACATCATCATGGCCCTGGCCTGGTCTCTGCCCTGTG gattggACCACCTGCTGCCCTACTTCTACGTGGTGTACTTCACCTGCCTGCTGGTGCACCGTGAGGCACGTGATGAGGCTCTGTGTCGGAGGAAGTACGGTTCTGCCTGGGACGAGTACTGCAGCGCTGTGCACTACCGCATCATCCCCGGCCTCTACTGA